A genomic segment from Actinoplanes sichuanensis encodes:
- a CDS encoding alpha/beta hydrolase: MDRRSRLAVAVLSVLVLTAGCTLPSFAPEGSDEPARQGGASTPAPAGSGSGPRWKPCPEVPRELVGRTAEGMTYECATVDVPTDWAKPVAGETYGIDMIRIRSNRQKERIGSLLLNPGGPGGSGIDVAVYLTFGQAFGGLPTEITDRFDIVGFDPRGVGESDPVKCISAKDQDASFAADPDPVDQAAFDEIAALNKKIADGCATEYGPSLRTYATEQAARDLDALRAAVGDEKLTYLGFSYGTLLGATYAQLFPKNVRALVLDGAVDPTEDYVSGSEQQAKGFERAFTNFTDWCSQNATKCPIAPDARGAVTDALAKAEVSPVRGADGREATPGWIFLSVISSLYTESGWTSLAEAIDSLAAGDAEGVFELADSYAEREPDGTYSNLFDANLAVNCADTDKAPTAAEVRKLQGEWRKKYPMFGPALAIGMLPCTYWGGERDPYPAGKAEGAPPIVVVGTTGDPATPYENTADLANMLGVGHVLTWEGEGHTAYPSTACIRNAVDAYLIDLKVPQEGLRCPPK; the protein is encoded by the coding sequence GTGGATCGTCGCTCACGCCTGGCTGTCGCAGTCCTCTCCGTGCTGGTCCTGACGGCTGGGTGCACGCTGCCCTCGTTCGCTCCGGAGGGCTCGGACGAGCCGGCCCGCCAGGGTGGCGCGAGCACCCCGGCGCCGGCCGGTTCCGGGTCCGGACCCCGGTGGAAACCGTGCCCGGAGGTGCCCCGTGAGCTGGTCGGCCGCACCGCGGAGGGGATGACCTACGAGTGCGCCACGGTCGATGTGCCCACCGACTGGGCGAAACCGGTCGCCGGGGAGACGTACGGCATCGACATGATCCGCATCCGGTCGAACCGGCAGAAGGAGCGGATCGGCTCGCTGCTGCTGAACCCGGGCGGCCCCGGCGGCTCGGGCATCGACGTGGCGGTCTACCTGACCTTCGGGCAGGCGTTCGGCGGCCTGCCCACCGAGATCACCGACCGGTTCGACATCGTCGGGTTCGACCCGCGCGGCGTCGGTGAGTCCGATCCGGTGAAGTGCATCTCGGCGAAGGATCAGGACGCGAGTTTCGCCGCCGATCCGGATCCGGTCGACCAGGCCGCGTTCGACGAGATCGCAGCGCTGAACAAGAAGATCGCCGACGGCTGCGCCACTGAGTACGGCCCGAGCCTGCGCACCTATGCGACCGAGCAGGCCGCCCGCGACCTGGACGCGCTGCGGGCCGCGGTCGGCGACGAGAAGCTGACCTACCTCGGTTTCTCGTACGGGACACTGCTCGGCGCGACCTACGCGCAACTGTTCCCGAAGAACGTGCGGGCCCTGGTGCTGGACGGTGCGGTGGACCCGACCGAGGACTACGTGTCCGGCTCGGAGCAGCAGGCGAAGGGCTTCGAGCGGGCGTTCACCAACTTCACCGACTGGTGCTCGCAGAACGCCACGAAGTGTCCGATCGCGCCGGATGCCCGGGGCGCGGTGACCGACGCGCTGGCGAAGGCGGAGGTCTCGCCGGTGCGCGGCGCGGACGGGCGGGAGGCGACGCCGGGCTGGATCTTCCTGAGCGTGATCTCGTCGCTCTACACCGAGTCGGGCTGGACCAGCCTGGCCGAGGCGATCGACAGTCTGGCCGCGGGTGATGCCGAGGGCGTCTTCGAACTGGCCGATTCGTACGCGGAGCGCGAGCCGGACGGCACCTACTCCAATCTGTTCGACGCCAACCTGGCGGTGAACTGCGCGGACACCGACAAGGCGCCGACCGCGGCGGAGGTGCGCAAGCTCCAGGGCGAGTGGCGCAAGAAGTACCCGATGTTCGGCCCGGCGCTGGCGATCGGGATGCTGCCGTGCACCTACTGGGGCGGCGAGCGTGACCCGTATCCGGCGGGCAAGGCCGAGGGCGCCCCGCCGATCGTGGTGGTCGGCACCACGGGCGACCCGGCGACGCCGTACGAGAACACCGCCGACCTGGCGAACATGCTGGGTGTCGGGCATGTACTGACGTGGGAGGGCGAGGGCCACACCGCCTACCCGTCGACCGCCTGCATCCGGAACGCCGTCGACGCGTACCTCATCGATCTGAAGGTCCCTCAGGAGGGTTTGCGCTGCCCTCCGAAGTGA
- a CDS encoding potassium channel family protein, which produces MDALLWLPRLLYRAVVWLANSPKTLLIAYSILIVVCGVLYRHFEHRSIGDSIWWAVVTASTVGYGDISPTSWQARVMAGILISVMVLLVIPLITAHFASRLIVDNDAFRHEEQEEIKHHLRVIRAILEERQSDPVTSEGSANPPEGPSDR; this is translated from the coding sequence ATGGACGCGCTGCTCTGGTTGCCGCGACTGCTGTACCGCGCCGTGGTCTGGCTGGCCAACTCACCCAAGACGCTGCTGATCGCGTACTCGATCCTGATCGTCGTCTGCGGTGTTCTCTACCGGCATTTCGAGCATCGGAGCATCGGCGACTCGATCTGGTGGGCCGTCGTGACCGCCTCCACCGTCGGCTATGGCGACATCTCCCCGACCTCCTGGCAGGCCCGGGTGATGGCCGGGATCCTCATCTCGGTCATGGTGCTGCTGGTCATCCCGCTGATCACCGCGCATTTCGCCAGCCGGCTCATCGTCGACAACGATGCCTTCCGCCACGAGGAGCAGGAGGAGATCAAGCACCACCTGCGGGTGATCCGGGCGATCCTCGAGGAGCGTCAGAGCGACCCGGTCACTTCGGAGGGCAGCGCAAACCCTCCTGAGGGACCTTCAGATCGATGA